The DNA sequence CAGAGTTGATTGTCTATGGACAGACTGAAAAACCCATATCACCATGTGGTGCTTGTCGCCAAGTGATGGCTGAATTTTTTGAAAAAGATCTAAAAGTGACACTTGTCGCAAAAGATAAATCGACGGTCGAGATGACGGTCGGGGAGTTACTTCCATACTCTTTTACAGACTTAAACTAGTCTGAGTCACTCTTTGAGTGACGCGGTCCTTGTGGCCAACCAATCCATACTTGCAACATCGTTGCACATCTTATTTAGGAGGTTCAGTAATGAACAAGAAACAATGGCTAGGCCTTGGTCTAGTTGCAGTGGCAGCAGTTGGACTTGCTGCATGTGGTAACCGCTCTTCTCGTAACGTAGCTTCATCTTCATCTGAAATGAAGACGAAAGCAGCAATTGTAACAGATACTGGTGGTGTTGATGATAAATCATTTAACCAATCAGCTTGGGAAGGTTTGCAAGACTGGGGTAAAGAACACAATCTTTCTAAAGATAAAGGCTTTACTTATTTCCAATCAACAAGTGAAGCAGACTATGCGAACAACTTGCAACAAGCGGCTGGAAGTTACAACCTGATCTTCGGTGTTGGTTTTGCACTTCACAATGCAGTTGAAGAGGCAGCAAAAGACCACTCTGACTTAAACTATGTCTTGATTGATGATGTGATCAAAGATCAAAAGAATGTTGCGAGCGTAACATTTGCTGATAACGAAGCAGCTTACCTTGCAGGTGTTGCAGCAGCTAAAACAACTAAAACAAAACAAGTTGGTTTTGTAGGTGGTATCGAATCTGAAGTTATTTCACGTTTCGCTGCTGGATTTAAGGCTGGTGTTGAGTCAGTAGACCCATCTATCAAAGTACAAGTTGACTATGCTGGTTCATTTGGTGATGCTGCCAAAGGTAAAACAATTGCAGCTGCTCAATACGCTGCAGGTGCAGACGTTGTCTACCAAGCAGCTGGTGGTACAGGTGCTGGTGTCTTTGCTGAAGCAAAATCTTTGAACGAAAGTAAAAATGAAGACGAAAAAGTTTGGGTCATTGGTGTAGACCGTGACCAAGCAGCAGAAGGTAAATACACTTCTAAAGATGGTAAAGAATCAAACTTTGTTCTTGTATCTACATTGAAACAAGTTGGTACAACTGTAAAAGATATTGCCAACAAAACAGAAAAAGGTGAATTCCCTGGTGGACAAGTTATTGTCTACTCATTGAAGGATAAAGGGGTTGACTTGGCAGTAACAAACCTTTCAGAAGAAGGTAAAAAAGCTGTTGAAGACGCGAAAGCTAAAATCCTTGACGGAAGCGTAAAAGTTCCTGAAAAATAATGGATAAAAGTCATTTCTTAGGAAGCGACCATCGGTCGCTTCTTTAAGAATTGAGGCAATTTTTGTCTCAATAGAACTTGTTAACACGATTAGCAGGTTTTATTGAAACAAAATAAACCTCGGAAAGGAAAAGCATATGGCACACGAAAATGTCATTGAGATGCGGGATATTACCAAGGTGTTTGGTGAATTTGTAGCGAACGACAAGATCAACTTGCAACTGCGAAAAGGTGAAATCCATGCACTTTTAGGAGAAAATGGAGCGGGTAAATCCACTCTGATGAATATGCTGGCAGGACTTCTCGAGCCAACTAGTGGTGAAATTGCGGTGAATGGTCAGGTTGTCAAATTAGATTCACCTTCTAAAGCTGCTAGTCTTGGAATTGGGATGGTTCACCAACATTTTATGTTGGTTGAGGCTTTTACAGTAGCTGAAAATATCATTTTGGGGAGTGAAATCACTAAAAATGGTGTGCTAGATATAGCTGAAGCTACTAAAGAAATCAAGGCTCTTTCTGAACGTTATGGTTTGGCAGTGGATCCTGCTGCTAAGGTGGCAGATATTTCCGTTGGTGCTCAACAACGTGTAGAGATCTTGAAAACACTCTATCGTGGTGCTGATATCCTTATCTTTGACGAACCAACAGCCGTATTGACTCCTTCAGAGATTGATGAATTGATGGGGATTATGAAGAACCTTGTCAAAGAAGGAAAATCCATTATTTTGATTACCCATAAACTGGATGAAATTCGTGCGGTATCTAATCGAGTGACGGTTATCCGTCGTGGGAAATCAATCCAGACGGTGGAGATTGCAGGGGCAACCAATGCGGACTTGGCTGAGATGATGGTGGGACGTTCTGTCTCCTTCAAAACGGAGAAACAGGCACCACAACCAAAAGAAGTAGTCTTGTCTATCAAAGATTTGGTTGTTAATGAAAACCGAGGTGTACCAGCTGTGAAGAATCTTTCTTTGGATGTTCGTGCTGGTGAAATTGTCGGTATTGCAGGTATTGATGGCAATGGCCAATCTGAACTCATTCAAGCCATCACGGGTCTTCGTAAGGTTGAGTCTGGGAGTATTGAATTAAAAGGCAAATCAATCGTAGGGATGCATCCTCGACAAATTACGGAACTCAGTGTGGGGCATGTTCCTGAAGACCGCCACCGTGATGGTTTGATTTTGGATATGATGATTTCAGAAAATATCGCTCTTCAAACCTACTACAAAGAACCACTCAGCAAGAATGGTATCTTAAACTATGCGAATATCACTTCACATGCCAAAAAATTAATGGAAGAATTTGACGTCCGTGCGGCGAGCGAATTTGTCCCAGCAGCAGCTCTTTCAGGGGGAAATCAACAAAAAGCGATTATCGCTCGTGAGATTGATCGTGATCCTGATCTCCTTATCGTCAGCCAACCAACTCGTGGTTTGGATGTCGGTGCCATTGAATATATCCACAAACGCTTGATTGAAGAACGTGATAACGGAAAAGCTGTGCTTGTTGTCAGCTTTGAATTGGATGAGATTTTAAATGTTTCAGACCGAATTGCTGTTATTCATGATGGGAAGATTCAAGGTATTGTGTCGCCAGAAACGACTAACAAACAAGAACTTGGTATCTTGATGGCAGGTGGAAACTTGGGAAAGGAGAAGGATGATGTCTAAAAAGTTACAACAAATTTCGGTTCCCTTGATTTCCGTATTCTTAGGAATCTTGCTCGGAGCCATTATCATGTGGATCTTCGGCTACGATGCTATCTGGGGTTATGAGGAGTTGTTCTATACAGCTTTTGGTAGTCTCCGTGGGATTGGTGAAATTTTCCGTGCCATGGGTCCTCTTATCTTGATTGGTCTGGGGTTTGCAGTTGCTAGTCGTGCAGGTTTCTTTAACGTTGGGCTTCCTGGTCAGGCACTAGCGGGTTGGATTCTTAGTGGTTGGTTTGCTTTGTCGCATCCGGACATGCCACGCCCAATGTTGATTTTAGCGACCGTAGTAATTGCTTTGATTGCAGGTGGGATTGTAGGTGCTATTCCAGGTATTCTCAGAGCTTATTTAGGTACATCAGAGGTTATCGTAACCATTATGATGAACTATATTGTTTTGTACGTAGGGAATGCCTTTATTCATTCTTTCCCGAAAGACTTTATGCAAAGTACAGACTCAACGATTCGTGTGAGTGCCAATGCCACTTATCAAACACCATGGTTATCTGAGTTAACTGGCAATTCTCGTATGAATATCGGAATCTTTTTTGCCATCATTGCTGTTGGTGTGATTTGGTTCTTGCTCAAGAAAACGACTCTCGGTTTTGAAATTCGTGCAGTTGGTCTAAATTCCCATGCCTCAGAGTACGCTGGTATTTCAGCAAAACGTACAATCATCCTATCAATGATTATCTCTGGTGCCTTGGCTGGTCTTGGTGGAGCGGTCGAAGGTCTTGGAACTTTCCAAAACGTTTACGTTCAGGGCTCATCATTAGCTATCGGATTTAACGGAATGGCAGTTAGTTTGCTTGCTGGGAATTCACCAATTGGAATTCTCTTTGCAGCCTTCTTATTTGGAGTTTTGCAAGTTGGTGCGCCAGGTATGAACGCTGCGCAAGTTCCGTCTGAACTTGTCAGCATTGTAACAGCGTCCATTATCTTCTTTGTCAGTGTTCACTATATTATCGAACATTTTGTCAAACCAAAAAAACAAGTTAAAGGAGGTAAGTAAGGATGTCTATTACAACATTACTCACCCTCTTGGTCTCTTCTATGCTGATTTACTCAGCACCACTTATTTTTACGAGTATTGGAGGAGTCTTCTCTGAACGTGGTGGTGTCGTTAACGTCGGCCTTGAAGGAATTATGGTTATGGGAGCCTTTTCTGGGGTTGTCTTTAACCTTGAGTTTGCAGAACAACTTGGAGCAGCGACTCCTTGGATTTCCTTGTTAGTTGCCGGTATCGTGGGAGCTATTTTCTCCCTCATTCATGCAGTCGCTACAGTTCATTTCCGTGCGGACCATGTTGTCAGTGGTACAGTATTGAACTTGATGGCTCCTGCCCTAGCAGTTTTCTTGGTTAAGGTTCTTTATAACAAAGGACAAACGGATAACTTAAGCCAGACCTTTGGACGTTTTGATTTTCCAGTTTTGGCTAATATCCCAGTGATTGGAGATATCTTCTTCAAGTCAACAAGTTTGCTAGGTTATATCGCGATTACCTTCTCATTCTTTGCTTGGTTTATCCTCTTCAAGACACGCTTTGGTCTTCGCCTTCGCTCTGTCGGTGAACACCCTCAGGCAGCGGATACCTTGGGGATCAATGTCTACAAGATGCGATATCTTGGGGTTATCATATCAGGTTTCCTAGGGGGAATCGGTGGAGCGATTTATGCTCAATCCATTTCAGTTAACTTCTCAGTGACAACTATTGTCGGTCCTGGATTTATCGCTCTTGCTGCGATGATTTTTGGTAAATGGAACCCAATCGGTGCTATGCTTTCTAGTCTCTTCTTTGGACTTTCACAAAGTTTGGCAGTTATCGGTTCTCAATTGCCTTTCCTACAAGGAGTACCAGCGGTTTACCTTCAAATCGCCCCTTATGTCTTGACCATCCTTGTCTTAGCAGCTTTCTTTGGAAAAGCAGTTGCACCAAAGGCAGACGGTATCAACTACA is a window from the Streptococcus oralis genome containing:
- a CDS encoding BMP family lipoprotein, with translation MNKKQWLGLGLVAVAAVGLAACGNRSSRNVASSSSEMKTKAAIVTDTGGVDDKSFNQSAWEGLQDWGKEHNLSKDKGFTYFQSTSEADYANNLQQAAGSYNLIFGVGFALHNAVEEAAKDHSDLNYVLIDDVIKDQKNVASVTFADNEAAYLAGVAAAKTTKTKQVGFVGGIESEVISRFAAGFKAGVESVDPSIKVQVDYAGSFGDAAKGKTIAAAQYAAGADVVYQAAGGTGAGVFAEAKSLNESKNEDEKVWVIGVDRDQAAEGKYTSKDGKESNFVLVSTLKQVGTTVKDIANKTEKGEFPGGQVIVYSLKDKGVDLAVTNLSEEGKKAVEDAKAKILDGSVKVPEK
- a CDS encoding ABC transporter ATP-binding protein, whose translation is MAHENVIEMRDITKVFGEFVANDKINLQLRKGEIHALLGENGAGKSTLMNMLAGLLEPTSGEIAVNGQVVKLDSPSKAASLGIGMVHQHFMLVEAFTVAENIILGSEITKNGVLDIAEATKEIKALSERYGLAVDPAAKVADISVGAQQRVEILKTLYRGADILIFDEPTAVLTPSEIDELMGIMKNLVKEGKSIILITHKLDEIRAVSNRVTVIRRGKSIQTVEIAGATNADLAEMMVGRSVSFKTEKQAPQPKEVVLSIKDLVVNENRGVPAVKNLSLDVRAGEIVGIAGIDGNGQSELIQAITGLRKVESGSIELKGKSIVGMHPRQITELSVGHVPEDRHRDGLILDMMISENIALQTYYKEPLSKNGILNYANITSHAKKLMEEFDVRAASEFVPAAALSGGNQQKAIIAREIDRDPDLLIVSQPTRGLDVGAIEYIHKRLIEERDNGKAVLVVSFELDEILNVSDRIAVIHDGKIQGIVSPETTNKQELGILMAGGNLGKEKDDV
- a CDS encoding ABC transporter permease; its protein translation is MSKKLQQISVPLISVFLGILLGAIIMWIFGYDAIWGYEELFYTAFGSLRGIGEIFRAMGPLILIGLGFAVASRAGFFNVGLPGQALAGWILSGWFALSHPDMPRPMLILATVVIALIAGGIVGAIPGILRAYLGTSEVIVTIMMNYIVLYVGNAFIHSFPKDFMQSTDSTIRVSANATYQTPWLSELTGNSRMNIGIFFAIIAVGVIWFLLKKTTLGFEIRAVGLNSHASEYAGISAKRTIILSMIISGALAGLGGAVEGLGTFQNVYVQGSSLAIGFNGMAVSLLAGNSPIGILFAAFLFGVLQVGAPGMNAAQVPSELVSIVTASIIFFVSVHYIIEHFVKPKKQVKGGK
- a CDS encoding ABC transporter permease, which produces MSITTLLTLLVSSMLIYSAPLIFTSIGGVFSERGGVVNVGLEGIMVMGAFSGVVFNLEFAEQLGAATPWISLLVAGIVGAIFSLIHAVATVHFRADHVVSGTVLNLMAPALAVFLVKVLYNKGQTDNLSQTFGRFDFPVLANIPVIGDIFFKSTSLLGYIAITFSFFAWFILFKTRFGLRLRSVGEHPQAADTLGINVYKMRYLGVIISGFLGGIGGAIYAQSISVNFSVTTIVGPGFIALAAMIFGKWNPIGAMLSSLFFGLSQSLAVIGSQLPFLQGVPAVYLQIAPYVLTILVLAAFFGKAVAPKADGINYIKSK